The genomic stretch CCGCAGACGGTACACAAGTGGCTGAGCGGCCGCACGATTCCCACCGACGACAAGCTTCGCACACTAGCGGCCTGGTTCGAAGTGGACGTCCACTGGCTGCACTATGGGCCTTCGCCGAGTGGCTCGACGCGAAATGTTCCCAAGCCTTTAGCGCGCGGCGAGAAATATCCGCTTTCACCTGAGACGCTCGAGCTGGCGTCGAAGATCGAGTCGCTGACGCCACATCATCGATATCTGGTGCAGGAGCTGATCGCACAGCTTTACGGCGACGCCGACAACTCCTAGATAAATCGCAAGACGTAAAAAAACCGCCCGGCTGAAACCGGGCGGTTTGCTTTTTCGG from Paraburkholderia phymatum STM815 encodes the following:
- a CDS encoding transcriptional regulator, whose amino-acid sequence is MPTVEEKAAFAERLKFAMRRAPEKLRGGTDLALHFNLRHHGDQPVSPQTVHKWLSGRTIPTDDKLRTLAAWFEVDVHWLHYGPSPSGSTRNVPKPLARGEKYPLSPETLELASKIESLTPHHRYLVQELIAQLYGDADNS